In Streptomyces sp. P9-A4, the genomic window CACCGGCATGCGCGGGGTCGCCGACTGCGAGATCGAGCTGTACGGCCCCGACCAGGACATCCACTCCGGTTCCTTCGGCGGCGCCGTCCCGAACCCGGCCACCGTCGCGGGCCGGATCGTCGCCGCCCTCCACGACGAGCACGAGCACGTGGCGATCCCCGGCTTCTACGAGGGCGTGACCGAACTCACCGACGCCGAGCGCGCCCTCGTCGCCGAGCTGCCCTTCGACGAGGAGGCCTGGCTGCGCACCGCGAAGTCGCACGGCACCCTCGGCGAGGCCGGCTTCTCCACCCTGGAGCGCGTCTGGGCCCGACCCACCGCCGAGGTCAACGGCATCGGCGGCGGCTACCAGGGCCCCGGCGGCAAGACGATCGTCCCCGCCTCCGCCCAGCTCAAGCTGTCGTTCCGGCTGGTCGCCGGCCAGGACCCGGCCAAGATCGAACTGGCGGTACGGGACTGGCTCGCCGCCCTCGTCCCCGCCGGCATCCGGTACGAGATCGTCTTCGGCGCCCCGACCCGCCCCTGCCTCACGCCCCTCGGCCACCCCGCCCTCAAGGCGGTCGCCGGGGCCATGAGCCGGGCCTTCGACGGCGCCAAGGTCCGCTACACCCGCGAGGGCGGCTCGGGACCGGCCGCCGACCTCCAGGACGTCCTGGAAGCGCCTGTCCTCTTCCTCGGCATCTCCGTCCCGTCCGACGGCTGGCACGCCCCCAACGAGAAGATCGAACTCGATCTCCTCATGAAGGGCGTCGAGACGACCGCGCACCTGTGGGGCGACCTGCCCGCCGCCCTCCTCGTCGCCCAGCGCTGAACCCACACACCGATCCGGGGGAGTTGGAAGCACCTGTGAGCACCTTGAAGAACGCGCAGAGCGGTCCGAAGCACGCGCCGGCGGACCGCCCGATCTCGCTCACCGCCCCGAGCGGCATCGACCGCGCCGCGCACCACCGCCTCGACGAGGCGTGGCTGGCCGCCGCCTGGAGCCACCCCACCACCCGGGTCTTCGTGGTCTCCGCGGGGCAGGTGCTCATCGACGACCTGCCGGACGGCAGCACCGAACTCGTCATGACCCCGGCGTTCGAGGCGCCGGTCACCGAGACCCACCGCTACTTCCTCGGCACGGACGCCGAAGGCGTCTCCTACTTCGCGCTCCAGAAGGACTCGCTGCCCGGCCGCATGGACCAGTCCGCGCGGCCCGCCGGGCTCCGCGAGGCCGGTCTGCTGCTCTCGGACCGGGACGCCGGCCTGATGGTGCACGCGGTGGCCCTGGAGAACTGGCAGCGCCTCCACCGCTTCTGCTCGCGCTGCGGCGAGCGCACGGTCATCGCCGCGGCCGGCCACATCCGCCGCTGCCAGGCCTGCGGCGCCGAGCACTACCCGCGGACCGACCCCGCGGTGATCATGCTGGTCACGGACGACCGGGACCGGGCGCTCCTGGGCCGTCAGGTGCACTGGCCGGAGGGCCGCTTCTCGACCCTCGCCGGTTTCGTGGAGCCGGGCGAGTCCATCGAGCAGTCGGTCGCCCGCGAGGTCTTCGAGGAGGCGGGCGTCACGGTCGGCGAGGTCGAGTACATCGCCAGCCAGCCCTGGCCGTTCCCGTCCAGCCTGATGCTGGGCTTCTTCGCCCGGGCCACGTCCTCGGAGATAAACGTGGACGGCGAGGAGATCCACGAGGCCCGCTGGTTCTCCCGCGAGGACCTGGCCGCCGCCTTCGAGTCCGGCGAGATCGTGCCCCCGTACGGCATCTCGATCGCCTCCCGGCTGATCGAGCGCTGGTACGGCAAGCCGCTGCCGAAGCCGGGCGACGTGGTCTGACCGACGGATACGACCGAGCCGGGCGAGGTGGTCCGGCCGACCGGTACGACGAAGCCCCCGGCCGTGTGTCGCCGGGGGCTTCGTCGTACCGCTCGCGGGGCTCAGGCGGTCAGCGCCTGCTTGACCTGGGCCAGCGACGGGTTCGTCATGACCGACTCGGTACCCGTGGGGGCCACCACCAGAAGCGTGGGCACGGTCTGGTTGCCGCCGTTGGCCTTCTCGACGAAGGCCGCCGACTCGGGGTCCTGCTCGATGTTGATCTCGGTGTACGCGATGCCCTCGCGGTCCATCTGGCTCTTCAGCCGACGGCAGTAGCCGCACCACGTGGTGCTGTACATCGTCACAGTGCCCTGCATGACCAGGCGCTCCTCTTCTTCGCTGACGGGTGCCGAGAAGGAGAACGTACGGGCCTTCCGTCCCATTCCCGGAGTTCGTATGACCGGCGAGGCCCCCTGTGGACAAGCCTCCGCGACGAGTCCGCCCGACCTGGCAGCATTGGGGGGTGACAGCAGCAACGCACTCCACTCTTTTCCCGCAGGTCCCGGAGACGGCCGACGCGGTGCTCGACGGGCTCGACCCGGAGCAGCGCGAGGTCGCCCTGGCCCTGACCGGCCCGGTGTGCGTGCTGGCGGGAGCCGGCACGGGCAAGACGCGGGCGATCACCCACCGCATCGCCTACGGGGTCCGGTCGGGCAGACTCCAGCCCGCCAGCGTGCTGGCCGTCACGTTCACCAACCGCGCCGCGGGCGAGATGCGCGGCCGGCTCCGGCAGCTCGGCGCGGGCGGTGTCCAGGCCCGTACGTTCCACTCGGCGGCCCTCCGCCAGCTCCAGTTCTTCTGGCCGAAAGCCGTCGGCGGCGATCTGCCCCGGCTCCTGGAGCGGAAGATCCAGCTGGTCGCCGACGCGGCGGCCCGCTGCCGGGTCCGGCTCGACCGGAACGAGCTCAGGGACGTCACCGGCGAGATC contains:
- the nudC gene encoding NAD(+) diphosphatase, which codes for MSTLKNAQSGPKHAPADRPISLTAPSGIDRAAHHRLDEAWLAAAWSHPTTRVFVVSAGQVLIDDLPDGSTELVMTPAFEAPVTETHRYFLGTDAEGVSYFALQKDSLPGRMDQSARPAGLREAGLLLSDRDAGLMVHAVALENWQRLHRFCSRCGERTVIAAAGHIRRCQACGAEHYPRTDPAVIMLVTDDRDRALLGRQVHWPEGRFSTLAGFVEPGESIEQSVAREVFEEAGVTVGEVEYIASQPWPFPSSLMLGFFARATSSEINVDGEEIHEARWFSREDLAAAFESGEIVPPYGISIASRLIERWYGKPLPKPGDVV
- a CDS encoding dipeptidase; translated protein: MSETPDSAVHAVRTYIEQHRAAFLGDLAEWLRIPSVSAQPDRADDVRRSAEWLAAKLTETGFTTVEVWETDGAPAVFAEWPSDDPDAPTVLVYGHHDVQPAAREDGWHTDPFEPTVVDGRMYARGAADDKGQVFFHTLGVRAHLAATGRTAPAVHLKLIVEGEEESGSPHFRELVETRAGRLAADAVIVSDTGMWSETTPTVCTGMRGVADCEIELYGPDQDIHSGSFGGAVPNPATVAGRIVAALHDEHEHVAIPGFYEGVTELTDAERALVAELPFDEEAWLRTAKSHGTLGEAGFSTLERVWARPTAEVNGIGGGYQGPGGKTIVPASAQLKLSFRLVAGQDPAKIELAVRDWLAALVPAGIRYEIVFGAPTRPCLTPLGHPALKAVAGAMSRAFDGAKVRYTREGGSGPAADLQDVLEAPVLFLGISVPSDGWHAPNEKIELDLLMKGVETTAHLWGDLPAALLVAQR
- a CDS encoding mycoredoxin, with translation MQGTVTMYSTTWCGYCRRLKSQMDREGIAYTEINIEQDPESAAFVEKANGGNQTVPTLLVVAPTGTESVMTNPSLAQVKQALTA